From Thermoanaerobaculia bacterium, the proteins below share one genomic window:
- a CDS encoding peptidoglycan DD-metalloendopeptidase family protein: MHRAVLATFIFLVFSSFAGFHSRSTVIVPHLQKPDLMGEMEHLVETVRSGDVLGEMLSRHVPAEEVNEAVEELRGIFSPRSVHPGWVVTYLQNSHGFTGAIDISATDGWTVHLSRWHEPWTSWVTAGVSRFQPAYASGEINSSLLQAFEKEGLTVRLVVEFVSIFQWDVDFFRDIRNGDTFEVLYLKDDDGQPGTILFARLVNDGKIHAAVRYDGGYYDLNGSPMKKAFLKAPLDAARISSRFSSSRVHPVLKRRMPHYGVDYAAPVGTPVLATGSGKVVFRGYRKGWGNTVTLQHPNRIQTSYLHLHKFASGIHVGSRIEAGQTIGYVGSTGLATGPHVDYRITVNGTYVNPLAFQAPPLPPLPEERKKDFVLMAQRILHRWGI; this comes from the coding sequence GTGCACCGCGCTGTCCTGGCTACCTTTATCTTTCTTGTGTTTTCAAGTTTTGCAGGATTTCACTCTCGAAGTACCGTTATCGTTCCTCACCTACAGAAGCCGGATCTCATGGGAGAGATGGAGCATTTAGTAGAAACGGTCCGCAGTGGAGATGTCCTGGGGGAGATGTTGTCCCGGCATGTTCCCGCTGAGGAAGTGAATGAGGCCGTGGAAGAACTCAGGGGCATCTTTTCCCCGCGATCGGTTCATCCGGGTTGGGTAGTTACCTACCTTCAAAACAGCCACGGATTTACCGGGGCCATTGATATCAGCGCAACGGACGGCTGGACCGTGCACCTCTCCCGATGGCATGAACCCTGGACATCGTGGGTTACCGCGGGTGTCTCTCGATTTCAACCCGCCTATGCATCCGGAGAGATCAACTCAAGTCTCCTCCAGGCGTTTGAGAAAGAGGGGCTTACGGTCCGTCTGGTTGTGGAGTTTGTTTCGATTTTTCAATGGGATGTGGATTTTTTCAGGGACATCCGCAACGGAGACACCTTCGAAGTTCTCTATCTCAAGGATGATGACGGGCAGCCCGGGACAATCCTTTTCGCCCGTCTTGTCAACGATGGAAAGATCCACGCGGCTGTCCGATACGACGGAGGATATTACGATCTGAACGGAAGTCCGATGAAAAAGGCGTTTCTCAAAGCCCCCCTTGACGCGGCCAGGATTTCTTCGCGTTTTTCCTCTTCGAGAGTGCACCCTGTATTGAAGCGGCGTATGCCTCACTACGGTGTTGATTATGCTGCTCCGGTCGGCACTCCCGTTCTGGCCACCGGATCAGGAAAGGTCGTCTTTCGCGGATATCGCAAGGGATGGGGAAATACCGTCACGCTGCAGCATCCCAATCGGATTCAGACTTCTTACCTGCATCTGCATAAGTTTGCTTCCGGAATCCATGTGGGTTCACGCATTGAAGCAGGTCAGACAATCGGATATGTTGGCTCGACAGGTCTGGCTACAGGCCCCCATGTGGACTATCGAATTACGGTTAATGGAACGTATGTGAACCCTCTGGCATTTCAGGCTCCTCCCCTTCCCCCTCTTCCCGAGGAGAGAAAAAAGGATTTTGTTCTCATGGCCCAGAGGATCCTTCATCGTTGGGGAATCTGA
- a CDS encoding methyl-accepting chemotaxis protein gives MKWIKDINRRASIKIKFFAGIFALLLIFAFLLLTSVMFISSNIIKGQVTSQGLSLRETIASTSSYYVIFALKENLQDIVDTVLMDEAVVYADFVDSNGDTMAAGDPDNLPRKFETISDGLYEGEMDRTKDGEEVMVFTYPILEGRVAKEMGRLKIRSKSDLRCISCHAEEGMEKLSLEDLNRDRKDIQSMHERKQIDIESATFEIPGYLRLALSTKRLQKAKTTLLLSGVGITLIALLLSFFLIQLASSVTIKPIVNLQAIAGRIAQGDLTQRVTLNREDELGALAKAFNQMTENLEVMVSRIKQGHGQLTEAIEVINTTSEKVSTQSSTQAQVVESAYDSVDKLNSGIQDINQNVENLSTSSEETSSSVLEMVASMEEVSKHTDSLFASVEETANVSTEMVASINEIDHNMENLANFVTETSASMMQMDATISEVEKNADEAYELSVNVSTQAEDGMRAVQETIRSMHTIRDAVGNTENVVLLLGKRSEEIGKILTVIDEIAEQTNLLALNAAILAAQAGEHGKGFSVVASEIRDLSERTASSTKEIAELIKNVQAEVTNAVESTKKGKEQVEEGVKLSNTSGEVLEKILDASMRSANMVKEIANATKEQANSSQAVTKAVERVREMVKQITKATSEQSAGSKHIMDAVENMREMTSYVKQATEEQKRGSLMISEATEKMMEMIHGILEVTSHQAEDSESITKVMEQVKVMNVESQSAVHQLQEIMKQLSLQTEALQEIIQRFKIRA, from the coding sequence ATGAAATGGATTAAGGACATTAACCGAAGAGCCAGCATTAAAATCAAGTTTTTTGCGGGAATTTTTGCCCTGTTGCTCATCTTTGCCTTTCTGCTCCTCACCTCCGTGATGTTTATATCCTCAAACATTATCAAGGGGCAGGTTACGAGCCAGGGTCTTTCTCTCCGGGAAACCATTGCCTCAACTTCCAGTTATTACGTGATCTTTGCCCTGAAGGAAAACCTCCAGGATATCGTCGATACGGTATTGATGGATGAAGCGGTTGTATATGCGGATTTTGTAGACTCCAACGGCGACACCATGGCCGCCGGTGATCCGGATAATCTCCCCCGAAAATTTGAAACCATTTCTGATGGTCTGTACGAGGGAGAAATGGATCGAACCAAGGATGGGGAGGAAGTTATGGTCTTCACCTATCCGATTCTTGAAGGTCGGGTTGCAAAGGAAATGGGTCGCTTGAAGATTCGTTCGAAAAGTGATCTTCGTTGTATCTCATGCCATGCCGAAGAAGGGATGGAAAAACTTTCCCTGGAGGATCTGAACCGGGACCGAAAGGATATTCAGTCCATGCACGAACGGAAGCAGATCGATATTGAAAGTGCGACCTTTGAAATCCCCGGATACCTGCGGCTGGCACTCTCAACGAAGCGTCTGCAGAAAGCCAAAACAACGCTTCTTCTTTCCGGTGTGGGAATCACTCTTATTGCTCTGCTCCTTTCCTTTTTTCTGATTCAGCTCGCTTCCTCCGTTACGATTAAGCCAATTGTCAACCTGCAGGCCATTGCCGGACGTATCGCCCAGGGGGATCTTACCCAGCGCGTGACGTTGAACCGCGAAGATGAACTGGGAGCCCTGGCCAAGGCCTTTAACCAGATGACAGAAAATCTGGAGGTCATGGTTTCGAGAATCAAGCAGGGACATGGACAACTCACGGAAGCAATTGAAGTTATTAATACGACGTCGGAGAAGGTGTCCACACAGTCCTCCACCCAGGCTCAGGTCGTCGAATCTGCTTACGATTCAGTGGATAAGCTGAATTCAGGAATTCAGGACATCAATCAGAATGTGGAAAACCTGTCCACATCATCCGAGGAAACCTCATCCTCCGTGCTCGAGATGGTTGCCTCCATGGAGGAAGTATCCAAGCATACGGACAGCCTCTTCGCCTCGGTGGAGGAAACCGCCAATGTCTCGACCGAAATGGTGGCGTCCATTAATGAAATTGATCACAACATGGAAAATCTGGCAAACTTTGTGACCGAAACATCCGCGTCCATGATGCAGATGGACGCTACGATTTCCGAGGTTGAAAAGAATGCCGACGAAGCGTATGAACTTTCCGTGAACGTTTCCACGCAGGCAGAAGACGGCATGAGGGCGGTGCAGGAAACGATTCGTTCCATGCATACGATTCGAGATGCCGTGGGGAATACGGAAAATGTTGTTCTCCTTCTTGGGAAGCGAAGTGAAGAGATTGGCAAGATCCTCACGGTTATTGACGAAATTGCAGAACAGACTAACCTTCTTGCCTTAAATGCTGCGATTCTTGCAGCCCAGGCAGGGGAGCATGGAAAGGGATTCTCCGTTGTCGCATCGGAAATTCGTGATCTTTCAGAACGGACCGCCTCATCCACGAAGGAAATCGCGGAACTGATCAAAAACGTTCAGGCCGAGGTGACAAACGCGGTCGAATCCACGAAAAAGGGTAAGGAACAGGTGGAGGAAGGTGTAAAGCTGTCCAATACATCCGGCGAAGTGCTGGAAAAGATTCTGGATGCAAGTATGCGGTCGGCCAACATGGTGAAAGAAATTGCTAATGCCACCAAGGAGCAGGCCAACAGTTCCCAGGCAGTTACGAAGGCCGTTGAACGTGTGAGAGAGATGGTGAAACAGATCACCAAGGCGACTTCGGAACAGAGTGCGGGATCCAAGCATATTATGGACGCAGTGGAAAACATGCGCGAAATGACGAGCTACGTCAAGCAGGCTACGGAAGAACAGAAACGTGGAAGCCTCATGATCTCTGAAGCGACAGAAAAGATGATGGAGATGATCCATGGAATCCTGGAAGTCACATCCCATCAGGCAGAGGACTCCGAGAGCATCACCAAGGTGATGGAACAGGTCAAGGTTATGAATGTGGAGAGCCAGTCCGCCGTTCACCAATTGCAGGAGATCATGAAGCAGCTTTCACTTCAGACGGAAGCTCTCCAAGAGATTATCCAGCGGTTCAAGATCCGTGCCTGA
- a CDS encoding chemotaxis protein CheW: MPESETRQLIIFRVGPESFVLDIQPMVQIISYRSPTPVPRAPSFIEGIIVLRNQVVPVLNLQSRLFPDETVRDPRPKILIVRIQGQVVGFKVESVHRIIMVEEKDILPPPPKLAGLDVSFLKGVVHVNDDVFLYLDINRMLSPEEMDLLKKSRALTPKGGAHVSAS, from the coding sequence GTGCCTGAGTCTGAAACTCGTCAGCTCATCATCTTTCGCGTGGGCCCGGAGAGTTTTGTTCTTGACATCCAGCCCATGGTACAGATCATTTCTTATCGTTCTCCTACCCCGGTACCCCGGGCCCCGTCCTTCATCGAAGGAATCATCGTATTACGCAACCAGGTTGTACCCGTGCTGAATCTTCAATCCCGTCTCTTTCCCGATGAAACTGTGCGGGATCCAAGACCCAAGATTCTTATTGTCAGAATTCAGGGTCAGGTAGTCGGATTTAAAGTGGAAAGTGTCCACAGGATCATCATGGTTGAGGAGAAAGACATTCTGCCGCCGCCCCCCAAATTGGCCGGTCTGGACGTATCTTTTCTTAAAGGGGTCGTGCATGTCAATGATGATGTCTTTCTCTATCTCGATATCAACCGTATGCTCAGTCCGGAAGAGATGGATCTGCTGAAAAAGAGCAGGGCTCTTACACCGAAAGGAGGGGCTCATGTCTCTGCATCGTAA
- a CDS encoding peptidylprolyl isomerase, which yields MSLHRNLGFTLLALLGGLLACSRAEVQNPREPCSRQGVSHILVSYGKGAKVEEARSRTREEAEILAESILNEIRKGTLPFEEGVASRSDDVESRKHQGYIGLIRKGYGIKDLEDSILPLKPGDLSNVISLPDGFHIFRIEPIEYRGYIHVLLSHVDAKNLPLGVSRTQKEALTLAEEIRQRAVNGESMDELAREFSNGMEAKRGGYLPVYLRNQLISPLDQIWDLEVGNVSPVLESPYGFHLFQRVEPLPECIGLRHVMVAYAGALMSPISVTRDRAEARDLADRLYKELTEGGADFSQIAKDYSDDRTSRRSGGDLGTISWDEVPMEVEDVGFRMEAGTLSEVVESPGGFHILLRTH from the coding sequence ATGTCTCTGCATCGTAACCTGGGGTTCACGCTCCTGGCCCTTCTTGGAGGACTATTGGCCTGTTCCCGTGCGGAGGTGCAAAATCCACGAGAACCATGTTCGCGTCAGGGCGTAAGCCATATTCTGGTTTCTTATGGTAAGGGAGCCAAGGTTGAGGAAGCTCGATCCAGAACCAGGGAAGAAGCGGAAATTCTGGCAGAATCCATTTTGAACGAGATTCGAAAAGGAACGCTTCCCTTTGAAGAGGGTGTGGCCAGCCGTTCTGATGATGTGGAATCCAGGAAACATCAAGGATATATTGGACTGATCCGGAAGGGGTATGGAATAAAAGATCTCGAAGATTCGATCCTGCCCCTGAAGCCCGGAGATCTTTCCAATGTAATTTCACTCCCTGACGGCTTCCATATTTTCAGGATCGAGCCCATTGAGTATCGTGGTTACATCCATGTTCTTCTCTCTCATGTTGACGCAAAAAACCTGCCTCTCGGTGTATCAAGAACCCAGAAAGAAGCCCTTACTCTTGCTGAAGAAATCCGGCAGAGAGCGGTGAATGGAGAATCCATGGATGAACTGGCCCGAGAGTTTTCCAATGGGATGGAGGCCAAACGGGGCGGTTACCTTCCCGTTTATCTCCGGAACCAGCTCATTTCTCCTCTGGATCAGATCTGGGATCTTGAAGTGGGTAATGTCAGTCCGGTCCTTGAAAGTCCATACGGATTCCATCTCTTTCAGCGGGTTGAACCTTTACCGGAGTGCATCGGACTCCGCCATGTGATGGTGGCTTACGCGGGAGCTCTCATGAGCCCGATTTCTGTCACCCGGGACAGGGCAGAGGCAAGAGACCTTGCAGATCGTCTCTATAAGGAACTGACGGAGGGGGGGGCTGACTTTTCTCAGATTGCAAAGGATTACAGCGATGACAGGACTTCCAGGAGGAGTGGGGGTGATCTGGGTACGATAAGCTGGGATGAAGTTCCCATGGAGGTTGAGGATGTGGGTTTTCGTATGGAGGCGGGTACGTTGTCGGAAGTCGTGGAAAGTCCAGGCGGATTCCACATCCTTCTTCGAACACATTAG
- a CDS encoding L-glutamate gamma-semialdehyde dehydrogenase produces MVPTFSNEPFLDFSIETNRARQQEAIDQVLASAGTTYPLVIGGERVMAGATFDRVNPSRKDQVLGKFQKADGALAQKAMDAALKAYDSWKWFSAKERGLFLIRVAAIMRKKRFLLNAWMIVEEGKNWLEADGDTAEAIDFCEFYGREMIRLAEHQELTTRSGEAVELKYIPLGVGAVIPPWNFPNAILTGMTTAAIVTGNTVVLKPASYSPGIAYQVFLILEEAGMPPGVVNFLTGPGSIAGDVLVKHPKTRFIAFTGSMDVGLMICENAARLSEGQIWIKRTILEMGGKDFIIVDDEADLDSAVPQVLSAAFGFQGQKCSACSRLILHEKIYDRFMERFLPMVQNIKVGDPVNRDNYMGPVIAESAFKSIMRYIEIGKEQGKLLTGGNPGSDSGYFIQPTVIASSPGDTIVREEIFGPVVAVLKANSFDHAIELANDSIYGLTGAAFTRSRAKIHQAKRQLHAGNLYINRKCTGALVGVHPFGGFNMSGTDSKAGGRDYLLLFTQAKSISETFS; encoded by the coding sequence ATCGTGCCGACTTTTTCAAACGAACCTTTCCTCGATTTTTCTATAGAGACAAATCGAGCTCGCCAGCAGGAAGCTATTGATCAGGTGCTGGCTTCTGCAGGAACCACCTATCCCCTTGTAATTGGAGGGGAGCGTGTCATGGCGGGGGCAACCTTTGATCGAGTCAACCCATCAAGGAAGGACCAGGTCCTCGGAAAATTTCAGAAAGCCGACGGAGCCCTGGCTCAGAAGGCCATGGATGCCGCTCTGAAGGCCTATGACTCATGGAAATGGTTTTCCGCAAAAGAGCGAGGGCTCTTTCTGATTCGGGTTGCGGCCATCATGCGAAAGAAACGTTTTCTCCTGAATGCCTGGATGATCGTGGAAGAAGGGAAAAACTGGCTGGAAGCCGATGGCGATACGGCAGAAGCCATTGACTTTTGTGAGTTTTACGGCAGGGAAATGATTCGTCTGGCGGAACATCAGGAATTGACCACCCGTAGCGGTGAGGCTGTGGAATTGAAGTACATTCCTCTGGGTGTGGGTGCTGTGATTCCTCCCTGGAACTTTCCCAACGCGATTCTTACCGGTATGACAACAGCCGCGATTGTAACGGGGAATACGGTAGTGTTAAAGCCCGCATCTTACAGTCCTGGAATCGCCTATCAGGTCTTTTTGATCCTCGAAGAAGCCGGGATGCCTCCCGGAGTCGTGAATTTCCTCACCGGTCCGGGATCCATCGCGGGGGATGTTCTGGTCAAGCATCCAAAGACACGCTTTATTGCCTTCACAGGTTCGATGGACGTGGGGCTCATGATCTGTGAAAATGCAGCCCGCCTTTCTGAAGGTCAGATCTGGATCAAGCGAACCATTCTCGAGATGGGCGGGAAAGATTTTATTATCGTGGATGACGAGGCGGATCTTGATTCAGCCGTACCTCAGGTGTTGAGTGCGGCTTTCGGGTTTCAGGGACAGAAATGCTCAGCCTGCTCACGATTGATCCTCCATGAAAAAATCTATGATCGATTCATGGAGCGTTTCCTTCCCATGGTCCAGAACATCAAAGTGGGAGATCCTGTGAATCGTGATAACTATATGGGACCCGTAATTGCGGAAAGCGCATTCAAAAGCATCATGCGATATATCGAGATTGGCAAAGAGCAGGGGAAACTTCTTACGGGAGGGAACCCTGGCTCTGATTCAGGATACTTTATTCAACCCACAGTGATTGCGTCGAGTCCGGGGGATACGATTGTCCGGGAGGAAATTTTCGGACCCGTAGTTGCCGTTCTTAAAGCGAATAGCTTTGACCATGCAATCGAGCTCGCCAACGATTCCATCTACGGACTCACAGGTGCAGCCTTTACCCGCTCCCGCGCAAAGATTCATCAGGCGAAGAGACAGCTTCATGCCGGCAATCTGTATATCAATCGAAAATGTACAGGTGCTCTTGTCGGAGTTCACCCCTTTGGCGGATTCAATATGTCGGGAACCGACTCCAAAGCAGGAGGACGGGACTACCTCCTTCTCTTTACACAGGCCAAGAGCATTTCCGAGACCTTTTCATGA
- a CDS encoding Nif3-like dinuclear metal center hexameric protein, with the protein MKLTSLLEQLDRYLAVSTWPDPGVNGLQVEGGKDVNHVATGVSASVAFIDQAIRMGADTLMVHHGLLWEKSDPVIRGPLRQRLQLLLQHDLSLLAYHLPLDGHPVLGNNAQIAKKLGFTDVEPAFPYHGSPPIGLICQTEDLPIHELIRRLEDLFGSPQIHLAEGPELVNRVGIVSGGAQSEFPEALVNGCDAFITGEISEYVVDLARESKTHFFSCGHYRTETLGIQALGDYVAEKFGLTVSFISLPHPY; encoded by the coding sequence ATGAAGCTGACGTCCCTCCTCGAACAACTGGATCGTTATCTGGCTGTATCGACCTGGCCGGATCCCGGTGTTAACGGTCTGCAGGTCGAGGGAGGGAAGGATGTCAACCATGTGGCCACCGGGGTTTCAGCCTCGGTGGCCTTCATTGATCAGGCAATCCGGATGGGTGCGGACACCCTGATGGTTCACCACGGTCTGCTATGGGAAAAGTCTGATCCGGTAATCCGGGGACCGCTACGGCAACGTCTGCAGCTTCTTCTCCAGCATGATCTCTCCCTTCTTGCCTATCATCTCCCGCTTGATGGACACCCTGTCCTGGGGAATAACGCCCAGATTGCGAAAAAACTCGGATTTACTGACGTTGAACCGGCATTTCCCTATCACGGCTCTCCGCCCATTGGCCTGATCTGTCAGACTGAGGATCTTCCAATTCATGAGCTGATCCGTCGTCTGGAAGATCTCTTCGGATCTCCTCAGATCCATCTGGCCGAAGGTCCGGAATTGGTGAATCGTGTCGGGATTGTTTCAGGAGGGGCTCAGAGTGAATTTCCCGAAGCCCTGGTAAACGGATGTGATGCATTTATCACGGGAGAAATCAGCGAATATGTCGTCGATCTTGCACGGGAATCGAAAACTCATTTTTTCTCCTGCGGGCACTATCGAACAGAAACCCTGGGGATCCAGGCTCTTGGAGATTATGTTGCGGAAAAATTCGGTCTTACGGTTTCCTTTATCTCGCTGCCTCACCCCTACTGA
- a CDS encoding GNAT family N-acetyltransferase has translation MKLTPFSPEYLPQVLSLVVDNLESMAGFLPIREPAMDRLETMLLDASELLLAWDGKACMGFIWLEVRGKSLFVQALAVDDQHKRQGAGQRLLARAFSLACERQLSSVSLEVRGDNHPMIRLVQSMGFYFSRSVGSVRFYELPCP, from the coding sequence ATGAAACTCACGCCGTTTTCACCTGAATATCTTCCGCAGGTCCTCTCCCTGGTTGTCGATAATCTGGAATCCATGGCCGGGTTTCTTCCGATACGAGAACCGGCCATGGATCGTCTGGAAACCATGCTCCTTGACGCTTCAGAACTGCTCCTTGCCTGGGATGGGAAAGCATGCATGGGATTTATCTGGCTCGAAGTTCGAGGAAAGAGCCTCTTTGTTCAGGCTCTTGCGGTGGATGATCAACACAAGAGGCAGGGGGCCGGACAGAGGCTCCTGGCTCGTGCCTTTTCCCTGGCATGTGAACGGCAGCTTTCTTCGGTCTCCCTGGAAGTCCGAGGAGATAATCACCCCATGATACGTCTCGTTCAATCAATGGGGTTTTACTTTTCACGATCCGTTGGTTCCGTGCGGTTTTATGAATTACCGTGTCCCTGA
- a CDS encoding glycosyltransferase family 39 protein, whose product MKKYFIVAFLISSVFLVVNLRTRTFFEPDECRYVEVTREMGQSGNLIVPTYNREPYSQKPPLFFWLLLLSWNSLGEAGAVSTLLPGMVFSMLALLLTWKLAARFGQEEESPAILLVLASSLLFFIMSRTIRMDIILLFWVLLGIYAVISRERTWTGISWKVIFGLALAGGLMTKGPVILIWIYGVPAVTFLFERDKKSLKELFNPISLLLGTGLFACWLVPALLTGGDAYRNELLFAQNVSRVVSSEDHKEPLTYYLVTLPAAALPFTFLALLGMIHLWRERKKYLFLYVWVFFPLLLFSLFSGKLIIYLLPVLPALAIFTLESTRSRAYSLVLGVTGFFFASMGFAAHSAAHRFSIGHNPFLWILPLAGAILACLTGVRFRRAGIVILSLVTLSWLAFPLYSSAVSHFGQDTTYSIAEDLVRLYPNESSYACFRELRPSYLWVTNKPFRVLMDFHELEEFGRDNPGRPFLINKQRVDMLPKKLMKSFSIVAEQKVRRDTYWVMVASPESP is encoded by the coding sequence ATGAAAAAGTATTTCATAGTTGCGTTCCTGATTTCAAGTGTGTTTCTGGTTGTCAATCTAAGGACCAGGACCTTTTTTGAACCGGATGAATGCCGTTACGTTGAGGTTACCCGTGAAATGGGACAATCGGGGAATCTGATTGTTCCCACGTACAACCGTGAACCCTATTCACAGAAACCGCCTCTCTTTTTCTGGCTTCTTCTCCTCTCCTGGAATAGTCTGGGAGAGGCAGGTGCGGTTTCCACCCTGCTCCCCGGCATGGTTTTTTCGATGCTTGCCCTCCTCCTCACCTGGAAGCTCGCTGCACGATTTGGTCAGGAAGAAGAGTCACCGGCGATCCTGCTGGTTCTCGCATCCTCTCTTCTCTTCTTCATTATGAGCCGTACCATACGGATGGACATCATTCTTCTGTTCTGGGTCCTGCTGGGGATATATGCGGTAATCTCCCGTGAGAGGACCTGGACGGGCATTTCCTGGAAGGTTATCTTCGGTCTTGCTCTGGCCGGCGGCCTTATGACCAAGGGACCGGTCATATTGATCTGGATCTATGGAGTACCCGCCGTAACGTTTCTTTTCGAGCGGGATAAAAAGTCTCTTAAGGAATTATTTAATCCGATCAGCCTTCTTCTTGGAACGGGCCTGTTTGCCTGCTGGCTCGTTCCGGCATTGCTTACCGGCGGTGATGCATACCGGAACGAACTTCTCTTTGCGCAGAATGTTTCCCGGGTTGTTTCCAGTGAAGATCACAAGGAACCACTTACCTATTACCTCGTGACCCTGCCGGCCGCCGCACTACCCTTTACGTTTCTTGCGCTTCTGGGAATGATCCATCTCTGGCGTGAGAGGAAAAAGTACCTATTTCTCTATGTCTGGGTTTTCTTTCCCCTTCTTTTATTCAGTCTGTTCAGCGGAAAGCTGATTATTTACCTTCTTCCTGTTCTGCCTGCACTCGCGATTTTCACCCTGGAATCGACCCGTTCGCGGGCCTACTCCCTGGTTCTTGGTGTTACCGGATTCTTCTTTGCTTCTATGGGGTTTGCTGCGCATTCCGCTGCGCACCGTTTTTCCATCGGGCATAACCCTTTTCTGTGGATCCTGCCTCTGGCCGGAGCGATTCTAGCCTGTCTGACGGGGGTGCGGTTCCGACGAGCCGGGATCGTTATCCTCTCCCTCGTGACCCTGTCATGGTTGGCCTTCCCGCTCTATTCTTCTGCAGTATCCCACTTCGGTCAGGATACGACCTATAGCATCGCCGAAGATCTTGTCCGCCTCTATCCCAACGAATCATCCTATGCATGCTTTCGGGAGTTGCGGCCCTCTTACCTCTGGGTCACGAATAAACCGTTCAGGGTGCTAATGGATTTTCACGAATTGGAAGAGTTCGGCAGGGATAATCCGGGGCGCCCCTTTCTTATAAACAAGCAGAGGGTGGACATGTTGCCGAAAAAGTTGATGAAATCCTTTTCCATAGTGGCTGAGCAGAAGGTTCGGAGGGATACCTACTGGGTTATGGTTGCATCGCCTGAATCGCCTTGA